A stretch of the Porifericola rhodea genome encodes the following:
- a CDS encoding bifunctional 3-deoxy-7-phosphoheptulonate synthase/chorismate mutase type II, translated as MNIESIDSWNAGSSHPLIIAGPCSAETEEQLYETAKAVKAQGVSVIRAGVWKPRTRPNTFEGVGQEALQWISDIKKELNVQFAVEVANAMHVEEALHFGIDILWIGARSTVSPFIVQEIADALKGVDIPVLVKNPINPDLALWIGALERLSQAGVNKLGAIHRGFSTHQKTRYRNVPMWQIPIELKRQYPDLPIICDPSHIAGKREMVAEISQVAMDVNFDGLIIETHRDPEQAWSDARQQVTPDSLGELMSKLQIRKSSSEDIEFITHLEELRTQIDHADREMVEVLAQRMQLVEQIGAWKKKNNVAAFQLDRWNEVFRSRKEWAESLQLREKFITELFNLLHVESIKKQTEVMDKLESEGENKTEFGLRVEK; from the coding sequence ATGAACATAGAAAGTATCGATTCATGGAATGCCGGAAGCTCGCATCCGCTTATAATTGCGGGGCCGTGTAGTGCAGAGACTGAGGAGCAACTCTATGAGACTGCCAAAGCTGTAAAAGCACAGGGCGTTTCGGTAATCAGAGCCGGAGTCTGGAAACCTCGTACCCGCCCCAATACCTTTGAAGGGGTAGGACAGGAAGCTTTGCAGTGGATTAGTGACATTAAAAAAGAGCTCAACGTACAGTTTGCGGTAGAAGTAGCAAATGCAATGCACGTAGAGGAAGCACTTCATTTTGGTATTGATATTCTATGGATTGGTGCGCGTAGTACAGTTAGCCCTTTTATTGTACAGGAGATTGCCGACGCGCTTAAAGGAGTAGACATACCGGTACTGGTTAAAAATCCTATTAACCCTGATCTCGCACTTTGGATAGGTGCATTGGAAAGGCTAAGCCAGGCAGGCGTAAACAAGCTGGGAGCGATACACCGTGGATTCTCTACCCACCAAAAGACCCGCTACAGAAATGTGCCTATGTGGCAGATTCCTATTGAGCTAAAGCGCCAGTATCCTGACTTGCCTATCATCTGTGACCCCAGCCATATTGCGGGTAAGAGAGAAATGGTAGCCGAAATATCGCAGGTAGCGATGGACGTTAATTTTGATGGTCTTATTATAGAAACCCATCGTGATCCTGAGCAAGCTTGGAGTGATGCACGTCAGCAGGTAACACCCGACTCTTTGGGAGAACTGATGAGCAAATTACAAATTAGAAAATCATCCTCTGAAGATATTGAATTTATTACCCATCTGGAAGAACTACGTACCCAGATAGACCATGCTGACCGTGAGATGGTAGAAGTGTTGGCCCAGCGTATGCAATTGGTAGAGCAGATCGGCGCCTGGAAAAAGAAAAATAACGTAGCGGCCTTTCAACTAGACCGCTGGAACGAAGTGTTCCGCTCTCGTAAAGAGTGGGCAGAGTCTTTACAGCTGCGTGAGAAGTTTATCACTGAACTATTTAACCTGCTGCATGTAGAGTCTATTAAAAAGCAGACAGAGGTAATGGATAAGCTGGAAAGTGAAGGCGAAAACAAGACTGAATTTGGTCTTCGTGTTGAAAAATAA
- a CDS encoding proline dehydrogenase family protein encodes MKTALKLKLPIHGILRKTIFKQFCGGESLEQCEPTIQMLAAYHVKTILDYSAEGEKTEKGFEKVKNELLAAISKASKSENLLYCVFKVSGLGDVRLLQKVQAKEKLSSKEQAAFERVQERVETLCLSAYESGVGILIDGEESWIQDVIDDIAESMMAKYNKKSVTVINTYQMYRKDMLGLLKHAFQKAVAHQYYLGVKLVRGAYMEKERERAQELGYPDPIQPNKEATDDDYNQALRFCINNKQRITLVSGSHNEYSNQYLVLLMQKHGMAPNDTRVYFSQLFGMSDNISFNLAKAGYNVTKYVPYGPIQAVMPYLFRRAEENTSVAGQSSREFRLVKSELQRRKAEN; translated from the coding sequence GTGAAAACCGCTTTAAAATTAAAGCTTCCCATCCACGGTATATTGCGTAAAACCATTTTCAAACAATTTTGCGGAGGAGAAAGCCTGGAGCAGTGCGAGCCTACTATCCAGATGCTGGCTGCTTATCATGTAAAAACAATATTAGATTACTCCGCTGAGGGAGAGAAGACAGAAAAAGGTTTTGAGAAAGTAAAAAATGAGTTGCTGGCTGCTATCAGCAAAGCATCAAAGTCTGAAAACCTCCTCTACTGCGTTTTTAAAGTATCCGGCTTAGGAGATGTACGTCTTCTGCAAAAAGTACAGGCCAAAGAAAAGCTTAGCTCCAAAGAACAGGCGGCATTTGAGAGGGTGCAAGAGCGGGTAGAAACCCTGTGCCTGTCAGCCTATGAGTCAGGCGTAGGTATACTAATAGATGGTGAGGAAAGCTGGATACAGGATGTTATTGATGACATAGCAGAAAGTATGATGGCTAAGTACAACAAAAAGAGTGTAACAGTAATCAATACTTATCAGATGTACCGCAAAGATATGCTTGGCCTGCTAAAGCATGCGTTTCAAAAAGCGGTGGCCCACCAGTACTATCTGGGTGTAAAGCTGGTAAGAGGAGCCTATATGGAAAAAGAACGCGAACGTGCTCAGGAATTGGGGTATCCGGACCCCATACAGCCTAATAAAGAAGCTACTGATGACGATTACAATCAGGCCCTACGCTTTTGTATCAACAACAAACAAAGAATTACTTTAGTATCTGGCTCACATAACGAGTACAGCAACCAGTACCTGGTACTGCTGATGCAAAAACATGGTATGGCGCCTAATGATACCAGAGTATATTTCTCTCAGCTCTTTGGAATGAGTGATAACATCTCGTTTAACCTGGCCAAAGCAGGCTACAATGTTACTAAGTATGTTCCTTATGGACCTATACAAGCAGTAATGCCCTACCTCTTCAGGAGGGCGGAAGAAAACACATCGGTAGCGGGGCAGAGTAGCAGAGAATTCAGGCTGGTAAAGAGCGAATTGCAGAGAAGGAAGGCTGAGAATTAA
- a CDS encoding sensor histidine kinase, which translates to MLTKLFHSKTGAIVLAYILVACIAVIDYRTGYELSTSILYMMPIYFIASRKETSHTTALSIALVCSIAWFFVEFTTGQPYSNFLILYWNSLVRAIIFFAIAFFVKKLVNEQQKLKQMNEELYKLNVEKNKYIGIAAHDLRSPIGNIYNLSDLVLDNKSSTNLNKTQREFIGLINKISYNALSLLDNLLDVAQIEAGTLKITKSQQNYLEFVHEIIEVNQLIADKKEQQISLQCSEEQIELSFDRSYLGQVLNNLLTNALKYSLPQKEVFVKISLQDKYVKTEIVDQGMGIREQDKDKIFRPFEKAQNIPTGGERSSGLGLAIVRKIIEAHQGEIGFSSTYGKGSNFYFFLPSEYTAS; encoded by the coding sequence ATGCTAACTAAGCTTTTTCATAGCAAGACCGGCGCTATTGTGCTGGCTTACATTTTAGTCGCTTGTATCGCAGTCATTGACTACAGAACAGGCTATGAACTTTCTACTTCCATTCTTTACATGATGCCTATCTATTTTATAGCCTCACGTAAGGAAACTAGTCATACTACTGCCTTAAGTATTGCTTTGGTCTGTAGTATTGCATGGTTTTTTGTAGAATTTACCACTGGGCAACCCTACTCCAACTTCTTAATATTGTACTGGAACTCGCTGGTTCGGGCGATAATCTTTTTTGCAATTGCTTTTTTTGTAAAAAAACTAGTAAACGAACAGCAGAAACTCAAGCAGATGAACGAAGAGTTGTATAAGCTTAACGTAGAAAAGAATAAGTATATAGGAATTGCAGCTCATGACCTACGTAGCCCTATCGGTAATATTTACAATCTGTCCGATCTTGTACTGGACAATAAAAGTAGTACTAACCTTAATAAAACACAGCGTGAATTTATTGGCCTGATTAATAAGATAAGTTATAATGCCCTAAGCCTGCTGGATAATTTGTTGGATGTGGCTCAGATAGAAGCCGGAACTTTAAAAATTACTAAGTCTCAGCAGAACTATCTGGAGTTTGTGCATGAGATTATTGAAGTAAATCAACTGATTGCCGACAAGAAAGAGCAGCAGATTAGTCTGCAATGCAGCGAAGAACAGATTGAGCTATCGTTTGACCGCTCTTATCTGGGCCAGGTGCTTAATAATCTACTAACTAATGCCCTTAAGTATTCTCTACCACAGAAAGAAGTATTTGTAAAAATAAGCCTGCAAGATAAATACGTGAAAACTGAAATTGTAGACCAGGGCATGGGAATTAGGGAGCAGGATAAGGATAAGATTTTTCGTCCCTTTGAAAAAGCACAGAATATACCTACTGGCGGAGAACGCTCCAGTGGTTTGGGACTGGCTATAGTACGCAAAATTATAGAAGCTCACCAGGGAGAAATCGGTTTCAGCAGCACCTATGGCAAGGGAAGTAACTTTTATTTTTTCTTACCTAGCGAATATACAGCCTCTTAA
- a CDS encoding TerB family tellurite resistance protein, whose translation MSLWNLFSPSKRAREDDFIRQLFHLALADGDLDKVEMEYIHMIGNKLGLERERVNELREQYAEEDIRYLRPPSGESFFSLFYMINLILVDHEIHDKELQIAKQMVLKLGYTPDTVDIILNTIRQNQANNISVEETYEHLKDRLS comes from the coding sequence ATGAGCCTTTGGAATCTTTTTAGCCCCAGCAAGCGTGCCCGTGAAGATGATTTTATCCGTCAGCTATTTCATCTGGCTTTGGCAGATGGTGATCTGGACAAGGTAGAGATGGAATACATTCACATGATAGGGAATAAACTGGGGCTAGAAAGAGAAAGGGTGAATGAACTTAGGGAACAGTATGCAGAAGAAGATATTCGCTATTTGCGTCCCCCTTCCGGAGAAAGCTTCTTTTCTCTTTTTTACATGATTAACCTTATACTTGTAGATCATGAAATTCATGATAAAGAACTTCAGATTGCCAAGCAGATGGTGCTCAAGCTAGGATATACTCCAGATACTGTAGATATTATCCTAAACACTATTCGCCAAAATCAGGCAAATAACATCTCGGTAGAAGAAACCTACGAGCACCTGAAAGACCGCCTTTCCTAG
- the accD gene encoding acetyl-CoA carboxylase, carboxyltransferase subunit beta, with protein sequence MAWFRRKDKGIQTPTEAKKEAPDGLWYKTPAGKIIHTRELKNNAYVVPEDGYHVRIGSTEYFEIIFDGNKFKELDADMESADPLTFVDSKPYPKRIKDSQAKTNLKDALRSAHGKMNGLEIVVACMDFSFIGGSMGSVVGEKIARAIDYALKHKLPFLMISKSGGARMMEAGFSLMQMAKTSAKLALLSEAKLPYISLLTDPTTGGVTASFAMLGDFNIAEPGALIGFAGPRVIEQTIGKSLPKGFQSSEFVLEHGFLDFIVDRRNLKAELTTLLKMLEK encoded by the coding sequence ATGGCTTGGTTCAGAAGAAAAGACAAAGGAATACAGACTCCTACAGAAGCAAAGAAAGAAGCTCCTGACGGCTTATGGTATAAAACCCCAGCTGGAAAAATTATTCATACCCGGGAGCTAAAAAATAACGCTTATGTGGTGCCTGAGGACGGCTATCATGTACGTATTGGCTCTACTGAGTATTTTGAGATCATCTTTGATGGTAATAAATTTAAGGAGCTTGATGCGGATATGGAATCTGCCGATCCCTTGACTTTTGTGGATAGTAAGCCCTACCCTAAACGTATTAAAGACTCTCAGGCTAAAACGAACCTGAAAGATGCTTTACGTTCTGCCCACGGTAAAATGAATGGGCTAGAGATAGTAGTAGCCTGTATGGACTTTAGCTTTATAGGCGGTTCTATGGGTTCTGTGGTAGGAGAGAAGATCGCACGCGCCATTGACTATGCTCTAAAGCATAAGCTACCTTTTCTGATGATCTCCAAGTCTGGAGGGGCCCGTATGATGGAAGCCGGATTCTCTTTGATGCAGATGGCTAAAACTTCGGCTAAGTTAGCATTGCTTTCTGAGGCTAAACTACCCTACATTTCTTTACTTACTGACCCGACTACGGGCGGAGTAACAGCTTCATTTGCTATGTTAGGTGACTTTAATATTGCGGAGCCTGGCGCGCTGATTGGCTTTGCCGGTCCTCGTGTTATAGAGCAGACAATAGGAAAAAGCTTGCCAAAGGGCTTTCAAAGCTCTGAGTTTGTATTAGAGCATGGTTTTCTGGACTTTATCGTAGATCGCAGAAACCTGAAAGCAGAGTTAACTACTCTGCTCAAAATGCTGGAAAAATAA
- the uvrA gene encoding excinuclease ABC subunit UvrA, translated as MSTANVSQYKNIEELDPKQFILIKGAKVNNLKDLTVAIPRNKLVVVTGLSGSGKSSLAFDTLFAEGQRMYVESLSSYARQFLGRMEKPEVEYIKGVSPAIAIEQKVNTRNPRSTVGTTTEIYDYLKLLYARIGKTYSPVSGKLVTRDTVSSIVDFIFSQEEGTKLMVLCPLHAKEERPLADELNILMQKGFTRIMVNDEVFFIEEVLEKKAEELAGADIKIMIDRASVRNDDEDLTFRIADSVQTAFFEGEGTCLVDIVSKEDTRRHHFSDKFEEDGVVFEEPSVNLFTFNNPYGACRTCEGFGKVLGIDEDLVVPDKSLSVYEGAIAPWRSHSMKKWLDPLLRHGIEFDFPIHRPYVDLSDEQKAILWTGNRYFKGLDAFFKYLESKTHKIQYRVMLSRYRGRTVCPECKGTRLRKDASYVKIGNTAITELVLMQIEQVIAFFESLQLDEHDIKVSDRILKEIKSRLEYLNKVGLGYLTLNRLTSTLSGGEYQRIKLATSLGSALVGSMYILDEPSIGLHPRDTARLVEVLKTLRNLGNTVIVVEHEEEVMRAADQIIDIGPDAGSHGGELVFQGTIKDLEKQNGHANTHTSRYLSGIDSITIPARRRSFKHKLSILGARENNLKHINVDVPLGVLSVVTGVSGSGKSTLIKSILYPALGKIFGTVNESTGKFDKLDGDIKQVTQVEFVDQNPIGKSSRSNPVTYVKAYDGIRQLFSEQPLAKQRGYKPAFFSFNVDGGRCENCQGEGEVKIEMQFMADIHLTCEVCGGKRFKKEILEIKYKDKDIAEVLDMTVDDSVSFFADQNTIVNKLQPLQDVGLGYVRLGQSSSSLSGGEAQRVKLASFLGKGNTTRSQNEHILFIFDEPTTGLHFHDIRKLMDAINALIEQENSVVIIEHNMEVIKSADWIIDLGPEGGKQGGQLMFSGTPEEMIKLENNYTAQYLKEKF; from the coding sequence ATGAGTACGGCTAATGTTTCTCAATATAAAAATATAGAAGAGCTTGACCCTAAACAGTTTATACTAATAAAAGGGGCCAAGGTAAATAATCTGAAAGACCTGACCGTTGCCATACCCCGAAATAAGTTGGTGGTAGTCACGGGGCTTTCTGGTTCCGGTAAGTCATCTCTGGCTTTTGATACCCTATTTGCTGAAGGACAGCGGATGTACGTAGAAAGTTTGAGCTCTTATGCGCGGCAGTTCCTGGGCAGGATGGAAAAGCCCGAGGTAGAGTATATCAAAGGAGTATCGCCCGCTATTGCGATAGAGCAAAAGGTAAATACCCGCAACCCACGCTCTACAGTAGGAACCACCACCGAAATTTATGATTACCTGAAATTACTCTACGCTCGTATAGGTAAGACGTATTCTCCGGTAAGTGGTAAGCTGGTTACCCGCGATACAGTAAGTAGCATAGTGGACTTTATCTTTAGCCAGGAGGAAGGGACCAAGCTTATGGTGTTATGCCCGTTACATGCTAAAGAAGAGCGTCCGCTAGCCGATGAGCTCAACATACTTATGCAAAAAGGTTTTACCCGGATAATGGTAAACGATGAGGTGTTTTTTATAGAGGAAGTACTGGAGAAAAAAGCAGAAGAACTGGCCGGCGCCGATATAAAGATCATGATTGACCGGGCTTCTGTGCGTAATGATGATGAAGACCTTACCTTTAGAATAGCAGATTCTGTTCAGACGGCATTCTTTGAGGGAGAAGGTACTTGTCTGGTAGATATTGTTAGCAAAGAGGATACCAGGCGGCACCATTTTTCTGATAAGTTTGAAGAGGACGGAGTCGTATTTGAAGAGCCTAGCGTAAACCTTTTCACCTTTAACAATCCTTACGGAGCCTGCCGTACCTGTGAGGGTTTTGGTAAAGTGCTTGGCATAGATGAAGACCTGGTAGTGCCCGACAAAAGCCTCTCAGTTTACGAAGGAGCCATTGCCCCCTGGCGAAGCCACTCTATGAAAAAATGGCTGGATCCTCTGCTACGACACGGTATTGAGTTTGACTTTCCTATTCACCGACCGTACGTAGACCTGAGCGACGAGCAGAAAGCAATACTCTGGACTGGAAACCGTTATTTTAAAGGTCTGGATGCTTTTTTTAAATACCTGGAATCCAAAACGCATAAAATTCAGTATCGTGTAATGCTGTCTCGTTATCGTGGGCGTACTGTATGCCCCGAGTGTAAAGGTACCAGGCTGCGCAAAGATGCTTCCTATGTCAAGATAGGCAATACAGCTATTACTGAGCTGGTACTCATGCAGATAGAGCAGGTAATAGCGTTTTTTGAAAGCCTGCAACTGGACGAACATGATATTAAAGTATCAGATCGTATTCTTAAAGAAATAAAAAGCCGTCTGGAGTATCTAAATAAGGTGGGCCTAGGCTATCTGACTTTGAACCGTTTGACCAGTACCTTATCAGGTGGTGAGTATCAGCGCATAAAGTTAGCTACTTCTCTGGGTAGTGCCCTGGTGGGCTCTATGTATATATTGGATGAGCCAAGCATTGGGTTACACCCACGCGATACTGCCCGTCTGGTAGAAGTGCTCAAGACCCTGAGAAACCTGGGTAATACGGTAATTGTGGTAGAGCACGAAGAAGAAGTGATGCGTGCTGCCGACCAAATCATAGATATTGGTCCTGATGCTGGCTCTCATGGAGGGGAGCTTGTTTTTCAGGGAACCATTAAAGATCTGGAAAAGCAGAATGGGCATGCCAATACCCATACCTCACGCTATCTAAGTGGTATAGACAGTATTACTATTCCGGCTCGCAGGCGCAGTTTTAAGCATAAGCTGAGCATATTGGGGGCCCGCGAAAATAATCTTAAGCATATTAACGTAGATGTGCCCTTGGGAGTGCTAAGTGTGGTGACGGGGGTTAGTGGTTCAGGTAAATCTACGCTGATCAAAAGTATTCTTTACCCGGCTTTGGGCAAAATTTTTGGTACCGTAAACGAGTCTACTGGTAAGTTTGATAAGCTAGATGGCGATATCAAGCAGGTAACTCAGGTAGAGTTTGTGGACCAAAACCCTATTGGTAAGTCATCTCGCTCTAATCCGGTAACTTATGTGAAAGCTTACGATGGCATTCGTCAACTGTTCTCCGAGCAGCCACTCGCCAAGCAGAGAGGCTATAAGCCTGCCTTTTTCTCCTTTAATGTAGATGGAGGCCGTTGTGAAAATTGCCAGGGTGAGGGAGAAGTAAAAATAGAGATGCAGTTTATGGCGGATATCCACCTCACCTGCGAGGTCTGTGGAGGTAAACGCTTCAAGAAAGAGATACTGGAGATTAAGTACAAAGATAAAGATATAGCAGAAGTACTGGACATGACAGTAGATGACAGCGTAAGCTTCTTCGCGGACCAGAACACTATTGTTAATAAACTTCAGCCCCTACAGGATGTAGGCTTGGGTTATGTCAGGCTTGGGCAATCGTCCAGCTCACTTAGTGGGGGGGAAGCACAGCGAGTGAAACTGGCATCATTCTTAGGCAAAGGAAATACCACACGAAGCCAGAACGAGCATATTCTCTTTATTTTTGACGAACCTACAACGGGGCTTCACTTTCATGATATCCGCAAACTTATGGACGCTATCAATGCGCTTATAGAACAGGAAAATAGTGTAGTAATTATTGAGCATAATATGGAAGTAATTAAAAGTGCGGACTGGATAATAGATCTGGGACCTGAAGGCGGAAAGCAGGGAGGGCAGTTGATGTTTTCCGGTACGCCAGAAGAGATGATAAAATTGGAGAATAATTATACCGCACAATACTTAAAGGAGAAATTTTAA
- a CDS encoding PKD domain-containing protein — MKLRKMISLLLPLCLYSCSSEEDIPGSPPLADAGEDLTLPIDQAGTISLSAAASSDPDGDSLSYLWKLLSQPDGSTANINNANELTASITPDMEGTYEIQLNVDDGNHPPVQDMLTITITEAVNEAPVANAGPDKSGQLNTTVTLDGSQSSDPNNDALSYQWTLSSKPVGSEVSITDADKPMASFVPDKIGNYSFRLKVTDPIGASDSDNVDITIN, encoded by the coding sequence ATGAAACTCAGGAAGATGATATCCTTGCTTTTGCCTTTATGTTTGTATAGTTGCAGTAGTGAAGAGGATATTCCCGGCTCTCCTCCTCTTGCTGATGCCGGTGAAGATTTAACCCTTCCTATTGACCAGGCAGGCACTATCAGTTTGTCCGCAGCAGCTTCCTCAGACCCTGACGGCGATTCTCTCTCCTATTTGTGGAAGCTTTTAAGCCAACCCGATGGTAGCACTGCTAACATCAACAATGCGAACGAGCTTACTGCTTCCATCACACCCGATATGGAGGGTACCTACGAAATTCAACTAAATGTTGACGATGGGAATCACCCCCCGGTTCAGGATATGCTCACGATTACTATTACCGAAGCTGTAAACGAAGCTCCTGTAGCTAATGCCGGTCCAGATAAATCCGGACAGTTAAACACTACCGTAACTTTAGATGGGAGCCAGTCCAGTGACCCTAATAATGATGCACTAAGTTACCAGTGGACTTTGTCCAGTAAGCCAGTAGGCTCAGAAGTAAGCATTACCGATGCTGATAAGCCTATGGCTAGTTTTGTTCCTGACAAAATTGGCAATTATAGCTTTAGATTAAAAGTAACTGACCCTATAGGGGCTTCTGATAGTGATAATGTTGATATTACAATTAACTAG
- a CDS encoding RNA polymerase sigma factor — protein MKKYSVSDSKLVSLYKKGNEAAFEQLVNRHRSRVFTTIYLIVKDEYVAEDILQETFIKVIKTIKSGRYNEEGKFLPWVMRIAHNLSIDYFRKNKRYPTVVMEDGTSVFNTLDFSEDSAESLQIKKDTHALLRQLIKELPEAQRQVLTMRHYMDMSFKEIADATGVSINTALGRMRYALINLRKKMQNHNIAYDPNIYPK, from the coding sequence ATGAAGAAGTATTCAGTCAGCGACAGCAAGCTAGTTTCTTTGTACAAAAAAGGAAACGAGGCTGCATTTGAGCAGTTAGTTAATCGTCACAGATCAAGAGTTTTTACAACTATTTATTTGATCGTAAAAGACGAATATGTGGCAGAAGACATACTGCAGGAAACCTTTATTAAGGTGATAAAGACGATTAAATCTGGTAGATACAACGAAGAAGGAAAATTTTTGCCTTGGGTTATGCGTATAGCCCACAACCTGTCTATAGATTATTTCCGTAAGAACAAAAGGTATCCTACGGTAGTAATGGAAGACGGTACCAGTGTATTTAATACTTTGGATTTCTCAGAAGATTCAGCGGAGTCTCTGCAGATCAAGAAAGATACGCATGCATTATTGAGACAGTTAATTAAAGAATTGCCTGAAGCACAAAGACAGGTACTGACCATGCGCCATTATATGGACATGAGTTTTAAAGAGATTGCGGATGCTACCGGAGTCAGTATCAATACCGCTTTAGGCCGTATGCGTTATGCACTCATCAATTTGAGGAAGAAAATGCAAAACCATAATATAGCCTATGATCCAAACATTTACCCTAAATGA
- the nth gene encoding endonuclease III: MNKKERFQAFTQYFAETKPEPQTELSYRNPFELLVAVILSAQCTDKRVNMVTPALFQSFPTPELLAQATFDELFPFIKSISYPNNKTKHLIGMANMLVNDFGSEVPETVEQLQKLPGVGRKTANVISSVIFNQPAMAVDTHVFRVSKRLGLVTLSAKTPLEVEKQLVRHIPEEYIAKAHHWLILHGRYVCLARTPQCSKCELTHFCRYYEKNITT, from the coding sequence ATGAACAAAAAAGAGCGCTTTCAAGCTTTCACTCAATATTTTGCTGAAACAAAACCTGAACCTCAAACAGAATTAAGCTACCGTAACCCTTTTGAGTTATTGGTAGCTGTTATTTTGAGTGCTCAGTGTACAGATAAGCGGGTAAATATGGTAACTCCCGCTCTTTTTCAGTCTTTTCCTACACCGGAGCTTTTAGCTCAGGCTACTTTTGATGAACTCTTTCCTTTTATCAAAAGCATATCTTATCCCAATAACAAGACTAAGCATCTGATTGGTATGGCTAATATGCTGGTCAATGACTTTGGCAGCGAAGTACCAGAAACAGTAGAGCAGTTGCAAAAACTGCCGGGAGTGGGCCGCAAAACAGCTAACGTAATTTCTTCAGTCATCTTTAACCAGCCAGCCATGGCAGTAGATACGCATGTGTTTAGGGTATCTAAGAGGTTAGGCCTAGTCACGCTGTCTGCAAAGACACCACTTGAAGTAGAGAAGCAACTGGTTCGCCACATTCCAGAAGAATATATTGCTAAAGCCCACCATTGGCTCATACTTCATGGACGCTACGTATGCCTTGCGCGTACCCCCCAATGTAGCAAATGCGAGCTCACACATTTTTGTAGATATTACGAGAAGAATATAACTACTTAA
- a CDS encoding DASH family cryptochrome, which translates to MHRSTIVWFRNDLRLHDNICLHNALKSANKVYPVYCFDPRHYEETSLGLPKTGAFRAKFILESVANLRQNLRDIGADLIIRQGHPENIIPSLAKELNAHIVYASKEVTTEEVEVEIQLEKKLHTLGITLHLEWQSTLFHINDIPWPIKNLPVTFTNFRKETEKLTEIRPLLPTPHEMYAFEEVKTGKLPSLDELGLSTPHYNPRAALKYKGGESAALHRLDNYLWKKDLLKSYKETRNGMLGDEYSSKLSAWLAIGALSPRYVYKQIKQYERERVKNKSTYWLIFELLWRDYFRFIAKKYGKHLFRVSGLQEKGIEYYNDLATFDRWKQGETGVPFIDANMREINSSGFMSNRGRQNVASFLVKDLKVNWTWGASYFESLLIDYDVCSNWGNWNYVAGVGNDLREDRYFNIMSQAKRYDPQGEFVRHWLPELSELEGKKIHYPALLDSNTLDAANIKLGTDYPYPIVNFDRWMY; encoded by the coding sequence ATGCACCGCAGCACGATTGTATGGTTCAGGAATGATCTAAGGTTGCATGATAATATATGTTTGCACAATGCCCTGAAAAGCGCGAACAAAGTTTATCCTGTCTACTGTTTTGATCCTCGGCATTACGAAGAAACCTCCCTGGGACTACCCAAAACAGGAGCTTTTAGAGCTAAATTTATCTTAGAGTCAGTGGCCAATCTTCGTCAGAATCTTAGAGATATAGGCGCTGACTTAATAATCAGGCAGGGCCATCCAGAAAACATCATTCCATCACTGGCTAAAGAACTGAACGCCCATATAGTATATGCCAGCAAAGAGGTAACCACCGAAGAAGTGGAAGTAGAAATCCAGTTAGAGAAAAAACTTCATACATTAGGTATTACGCTGCATTTAGAGTGGCAGTCTACTCTTTTTCATATTAATGATATTCCCTGGCCTATCAAAAACCTACCTGTCACTTTTACAAACTTTCGTAAAGAGACCGAAAAACTAACAGAAATCCGTCCGCTGCTACCTACTCCTCATGAGATGTATGCTTTTGAAGAGGTAAAAACTGGTAAGCTTCCCAGTCTGGACGAACTTGGGCTTAGTACTCCTCATTACAACCCACGGGCTGCACTTAAATACAAGGGAGGAGAATCGGCAGCACTTCATCGTCTGGATAATTATTTATGGAAAAAAGATTTGCTCAAATCTTACAAGGAGACCAGAAATGGTATGCTAGGAGACGAATACTCTTCTAAACTTTCTGCATGGTTAGCCATTGGAGCGCTTTCTCCCCGCTATGTATACAAACAGATAAAGCAGTATGAGCGGGAGCGAGTAAAAAACAAGTCTACCTACTGGTTAATTTTTGAACTACTCTGGAGAGACTACTTCCGCTTTATTGCTAAAAAATATGGCAAGCATTTATTTAGAGTCAGCGGCTTACAAGAGAAAGGAATAGAGTACTATAACGATCTAGCTACATTTGACCGGTGGAAGCAAGGCGAGACTGGTGTACCTTTTATAGATGCTAATATGCGAGAAATCAACTCCAGCGGGTTTATGTCGAACCGTGGAAGGCAAAATGTAGCTAGTTTTTTAGTAAAAGACCTCAAAGTTAACTGGACCTGGGGAGCTTCCTACTTTGAAAGCTTACTCATAGACTATGATGTTTGTAGTAATTGGGGTAACTGGAATTATGTAGCGGGAGTAGGCAATGACCTTCGGGAGGACCGCTACTTTAACATTATGAGCCAGGCCAAACGCTATGATCCACAAGGCGAATTTGTGCGACACTGGCTTCCTGAGCTATCCGAACTGGAAGGCAAAAAAATTCATTACCCTGCACTTTTAGATAGTAATACATTAGATGCAGCAAATATTAAGTTAGGTACAGATTACCCTTACCCCATCGTAAATTTTGATCGCTGGATGTACTAA